A single region of the Amphiprion ocellaris isolate individual 3 ecotype Okinawa chromosome 4, ASM2253959v1, whole genome shotgun sequence genome encodes:
- the LOC111570904 gene encoding bromodomain-containing protein 4-like, with amino-acid sequence MGDGLDAGSSQNPPSAPPPLPFNPPPPETWNPSRPKRQTNQLQYLLKVVLKTLWKHHFAWPFQAPVDAIKLNLPDYYKIIKIPMDMGTIKKRLENNYYWNAQECIQDFNTMFTNCYIYNKPGDDIVLMAEALEKLFLQKITEMPQEETEIAVVSKGRRGGRRETGLITKSDSGQDSSSPSTTPHTRGFSSPSTTPQTRAAPAPQIPPVLPLTQPLVQPLSQPLVQPLVQPLVQPLVQPLVQPLVQPLVQPLVQPQPPRVPPTPTNHASHLGSQFPLSTPDVLAQGMTSVPPPAVTHPGLHPAPMLQSSPALIKQRKSQKRKADTTTPTANDQLSESSPVSAETRPRRESSRPSKQPRRETSQPDSQHHLGGGLETGGTATPTRQEQLRSCARLVREMLSKKHVSYAWPFYKPVDVRALGLHDYHDIIKHPMDLSTIKKKLDNRQYRDAQEFAADVRLMFSNCYKYNPPDHDVVGMARKLQDVFEMRFAKMPDEPEEPAPVPTPSSALHPAPSTRQAPPPSAVSEDDSSSSSESESSGGDSEQERQHRLAELQEQLKAVHEQLAALSQPQASKPKKKEREKKEKKKEKHKKKMGAEEPVETPPLVMLQTSKKSKSSKEPITAKKEKKKPGKKEGIKNSRPAVPPQPGPTPLVPSASLEAEDDIDIFGGVSADRGKPMSYEEKRQLSLDINKLPGEKLGRVVHIIQTREPSLKNSNPDEIEIDFETLKPSTLRELEKYVSSCLRKKKKPSAAEKPLEMTNVTKMKTGSSSSGSSDSSDSEDSENGLVPKQKKNSTNKDTKRPHHQSLSGVVPIPPQPHTQPQVVQKPPPFVPPPSVPALDSQMLTPGFDPLAHFMNSHLTQSNTEPNATITTAGAPVASGLLNANAPTSQTPTETHPFLNQHPIIPSPAIHNALPQQPSRPSNRAAPLPPKPPQPPPSSLPSMPPSSSPQLQPSLPLTLPQPVPRPRVPSPTSHGILGTLSAQPPQALLEDDEEPTPTSSDTPPLSQVHTLLQSLQARPTTQTQPLHTHSPVQVASQLASSMHAQVMTTAASALTQRHSSGHAHLQQQFAHTHTSTSQQQKGVVLQQKVQQLQQHQQQPSPRSKAEPFSTGCLRESTSPLMIHSPQIPQFHTMGQQSPSQTKKHEQRSNLVGVKEEKPSQSPVLPPSPFSPAIRQDTHKPDNKHRLDLKPLDGSRPIPRLPDSPAPPCSQQDNKIKQEPKTPIAPKKTQLKNMGSWASLAQRSQSTPASSVRSSSDSFEQFKRAAREKEERERQLKAQAEQARREQEKLRRDDEDTMEQARRAQEDVRRRQEQQSPLAPTPPASTPPTHSPQAPPPQPQALPPPSSAAQNALDQQREMARRREQERRRREAMADTIDINFQSDLMAIFEENLF; translated from the exons ATGGGAGACGGACTGGATGCAGGCAGCAGCCAGAACCCTCCCTCTGCCCCACCACCTCTCCCCTTCAACCCTCCACCCCCGGAAACATGGAACCCCTCCAGACCCAAGCGACAGACCAACCAGCTGCAG taCCTGCTTAAAGTGGTGTTGAAGACATTATGGAAACACCACTTTGCATGGCCCTTCCAAGCTCCTGTAGATGCCATCAAACTGAATTTGCCT GACTACTATAAGATCATAAAGATTCCTATGGACATGGGCACAATAAAGAAACGCCTGGAGAACAACTACTACTGGAATGCCCAGGAGTGTATACAGGACTTCAACACAATGTTCACAAACTGCTACATCTACAACAAG ccTGGGGATGATATTGTCCTTATGGCAGAGGCCTTGGAAAAGCTCTTTCTTCAGAAGATTACAGAGATGCCACAGGAGGAGACAGAGATTGCTGTGGTTTCCAAGGGACGCAGAGGGGGCCGGCGGGAGACGG GTTTGATCACAAAGTCAGATTCAGGCCAGGACTCATCTTCCCCTTCCACCACCCCACATACACGAGGCTTTTCATCCCCATCAACCACCCCTCAGACCCGTGCTGCACCCGCCCCTCAAATTCCCCCTGTCCTGCCCCTGACCCAGCCTCTGGTCCAGCCTCTGTCCCAGCCTCTGGTTCAGCCTCTGGTTCAGCCTCTGGTCCAGCCTCTAGTCCAGCCTCTGGTCCAGCCTCTGGTCCAGCCTCTGGTCCAACCTCTGGTCCAGCCTCAGCCCCCTCGTGTGCCTCCCACACCCACCAATCATGCATCCCATCTGGGATCCCAATTCCCTCTCTCAACTCCAGACGTCCTGGCCCAAGGCATGACCTCTGTCCCCCCCCCAGCCGTGACACACCCAGGCCTCCATCCAGCCCCCATGCTGCAGAGCTCCCCTGCCCTCATCAAG CAAAGGAAAAGCCAGAAGAGGAAAGCTGATACGACAACACCCACAGCCAACGACCAGCTCAGTGAATCATCTCCAGTCTCTGCTGAGACTCGACCACGCCGAGAGAGCAGTCGCCCATCAAAGCAACCCAGAAGAGAGACGTCACAGCCGGACTCTCAGCATCACCTGGGAGGAGGTTTGGAGACGGGCGGGACAGCAACGCCGACACGTCAGGAGCAGCTGCGTTCCTGTGCACGCCTCGTCAGGGAGATGCTGTCTAAGAAACATGTATCATATGCCTGGCCTTTTTACAAACCTGTTGATGTAAGAGCTCTTGGCCTCCATGACTACCATGACATCATCAAGCACCCCATGGATCTCAGCACCATCAAG aaAAAGCTGGACAACAGACAGTACAGAGACGCTCAAGAATTTGCTGCAGACGTCAGGTTGATGTTCTCCAACTGTTACAAGTACAATCCTCCAGACCATGATGTGGTTGGCATGGCGCGCAAATTACAG GACGTGTTTGAGATGCGTTTCGCCAAAATGCCTGATGAGCCAGAGGAGCCTGCCCCTGTTCCCACCCCATCGTCGGCCCTCCACCCTGCCCCCTCCACTCGACAAGCCCCGCCTCCTTCCGCTGTCTCGGAAGACGACAGCTCTAGTTCCTCCGAATCGGAGTCCTCAGGAGGAGACTCAGAACAAGAAAGGCAGCATCGATTGGCTGAGTTACAGGAACAG CTTAAAGCTGTCCATGAGCAGCTCGCAGCACTCTCCCAGCCACAGGCCAGCAAGCCCaagaagaaagagagggagaagaaggagaagaagaaagaaaagcacaaaaagaagATGGGAGCAGAGGAACCTGTGGAGACCCCTCCCCTTGTGATGCTTCAGACGTCGAAGAAGAGCAAGAGCAGCAAGGAACCTATCACTgcgaagaaggagaagaaaaagcccGG TAAGAAAGAAGGAATTAAAAACAGCCGGCCAGCTGTGCCCCCTCAGCCCGGGCCAACCCCTCTTGTCCCCTCAGCTTCTCTCGAAGCAGAGGATGACATAG ATATATTCGGAGGTGTGTCTGCTGATAGAGGCAAGCCAATGTCATACGAGGAGAAACGCCAGCTGAGTCTGGACATCAACAAGTTGCCTGGTGAAAAACTGGGCCGAGTTGTGCACATAATCCAGACGCGTGAGCCTTCGCTGAAGAACTCAAACCCTGATGAGATTGAGATTGACTTTGAGACACTGAAGCCCTCCACGCTGAGAGAGCTGGAGAAATACGTGTCCAGCTGCCTCCGGAAGAAGAAAAAACCATCAG CTGCAGAGAAACCTCTGGAAATGACAAATGTGACAAAGATGAAGACgggatcctcatcttcaggcAGCAGTGATTCCTCTGATAGTGAAGACTCTGAGAATG GGCTGGTTCCCAAGCAGAAGAAGAACTCGACTAACAAGGACACCAAGAGACCGCACCACCAGTCCCTCAGTGGAGTCGTCCCAATCCCTCCTCAGCCTCACACTCAGCCTCAGGTGGTTCAGAAACCACCACCATTTGTCCCCCCTCCCTCTGTCCCTGCTCTGGACTCCCAGATGTTGACACCAGGATTTGATCCTCTGGCTCACTTCATGAACTCTCACCTCACTCAGTCAAACACAGAGCCCAATGCAACCATTACTACTGCTGGTGCCCCCGTTGCCTCTGGCCTCCTTAATGCAAACGCCCCCACCAGCCAGACGCCCACTGAGACGCACCCCTTCCTGAACCAACATCCCATCATACCTTCCCCAG CGATCCACAATGCTCTTCCCCAGCAACCATCGAGACCTAGCAACCGTGCAGCACCGCTTCCGCCCAAACCCCCGCAGCCTCCCCCATCCTCGCTCCCCTCcatgcctccatcctcctcaccTCAGCTCCAGCCCTCCCTTCCCCTCACCCTCCCACAGCCCGTCCCCCGCCCTCGCGTCCCTTCGCCAACGTCGCACGGCATCCTGGGAACCCTCTCAGCGCAGCCTCCCCAAGCTCTGCTGGAGGACGACGAAGAGCCGACACCCACCAGTTCCGACACCCCGCCGCTCAGTCAGGTCCACACCCTCCTGCAGTCGCTTCAGGCCAGGCCCACCACGCAGACGCAGCCGCTGCACACGCATTCACCTGTGCAGGTAGCCTCTCAGCTGGCCTCGTCAATGCACGCACAGGTTATGACGACAGCCGCCTCGGCGCTGACGCAGAGACACAGCTCAGGCCACGCGCACCTGCAGCAGCAGTTCGCACATACGCACACATCGACGTCGCAGCAACAAAAGGGCGTGGTCCTACAGCAGAAGGTACAACAGTTgcagcagcatcaacagcagccaTCACCACGAAGCAAAGCAGAGCCTTTCTCAACAG GTTGCCTGCGAGAGAGCACGTCTCCGCTGATGATTCATTCTCCTCAGATCCCTCAGTTCCATACAATGGGACAGCAGTCACCCTCACAGACCAAGAAGCAT GAGCAGAGGTCCAACCTGGTAGGGGTGAAAGAAGAAAAGCCTTCTCAGTCACCAGTACTGCCCCCCTCACCCTTCAGCCCTGCCAttcgtcaagacacacacaaacccgACAACAAACACA GATTAGATCTGAAGCCATTGGATGGTTCTCGCCCAATTCCTCGCCTCCCAGACTCCCCAGCACCGCCATGCTCCCAACAGGATAACAAAATCAAGCAAGAACCCAAAACTCCCATTGCTCCTAAGAAGACGCAG TTAAAGAACATGGGTTCTTGGGCCAGCTTGGCTCAGAGGTCTCAGTCCACGCCAGCCTCCTCAGTGCGTTCTTCCAGCGACAGCTTCGAGCAGTTCAAACGGGCGGccagggagaaggaggagagagagagacagctgaAAGCCCAGGCGGAGCAGGCCAGGAGAGAGCAAGAGAAACTACG CCGTGACGACGAAGACACAATGGAGCAGGCTAGACGAGCGCAAGAAGACGTCCGCCGTCGCCAAGAGCAACAGTCGCCACTTGCTCCAACACCTCCAGCTTCGACTCCGCCCACTCACTCTCCACAGGCTCCACCCCCACAGCCACAAGCCCTGCCCCCACCCAGCTCAGCCGCGCAGAACGCTCTCGACCAGCAGAGGGAGATGGCACGCCGCCGCGAGCAGGAGCGGCGGAGGAGAGAGGCG ATGGCCGACACCATTGACATCAATTTCCAGAGCGACCTGATGGCAATTTTTGAAGAGAATCTGTTCTGA